One Kitasatospora sp. NBC_01266 genomic window carries:
- a CDS encoding FdhF/YdeP family oxidoreductase gives MAKQAPQSDPAQDAPQVGAPQRAAAGLKAVRQSLKMAHEQMSPARTLATLAKVNQRGGFDCPGCAWPEPDKPHTAEFCENGAKAVAEEATERRITRAFFAEHPVAELAERSGYWLGQQGRLTEPMLLAEGATHYAPIGWDEAFAIIAEELKALETPDGAAFYTSGRTSNEAAFSYQLFARRLGTNNLPDCSNMCHESSGSALVETLGVGKGSVSLKDLYQADLIIVAGQNPGTNHPRMLSALERAKRAGATVVSVNPLPEAGLERFKNPQHARGLAGGGTKLTDLFLQIRLGGDLALFRAVNQLLLAADGGVDREFIAEHCHGFEEFAAEAESTDRQEVLAATGLPWEQIEQLAELVLKSQKVIVCWAMGLTQHKHSVPTIREVVNFLLLRGNVGKPGAGVCPVRGHSNVQGDRTMGIFERPAAAFLDALEREFDFRPPRHHGLDAVESIRAMRDGRVKVFFAMGGNFVAATPDTEVTEAAMRQCRLTVQVSTKLNRSHLVTGRRALILPTLGRTDRDRSTAGDQFVTVEDSMGLVHSSQGRLRPPAPGILSETAIVCRMARAVLGPTDPTPWEDFAADYDTVRDRIARVVPGFADFNTRVRVPGGFALPHGPRDSRTFPTATGKANFTVNAMTAPEVPAGRLLLQTLRSHDQYNTTIYGLDDRYRGITGGRRVVLVNPLDAAELGLTEGGYVDLVSEWRDGVPRRAPHFKVVHYPVARGGAAAYYPETNVLIPLDSTAEISNTPTSKAVVIRFEADSGV, from the coding sequence ATGGCCAAGCAGGCCCCGCAGAGCGACCCGGCGCAGGACGCCCCCCAGGTGGGCGCCCCGCAGCGCGCGGCCGCCGGACTGAAGGCCGTGCGGCAGAGCCTGAAGATGGCCCATGAGCAGATGAGCCCGGCCCGCACCCTCGCCACCCTGGCCAAGGTCAACCAGCGGGGCGGCTTCGACTGCCCCGGCTGCGCCTGGCCCGAGCCGGACAAGCCGCACACCGCCGAGTTCTGCGAGAACGGCGCCAAGGCGGTCGCCGAGGAGGCCACCGAACGCCGGATCACCCGCGCCTTCTTCGCCGAGCACCCGGTGGCCGAGCTGGCCGAGCGGTCCGGCTACTGGCTCGGCCAGCAGGGCCGGCTCACCGAGCCGATGCTGCTGGCCGAGGGCGCCACCCACTACGCCCCGATCGGCTGGGACGAGGCCTTCGCGATCATCGCCGAGGAGCTCAAGGCGCTGGAGACCCCCGACGGCGCCGCCTTCTACACCTCGGGCCGGACCAGCAACGAGGCCGCCTTCAGCTACCAGCTGTTCGCCCGCAGGCTGGGCACCAACAACCTGCCCGACTGCTCCAACATGTGCCACGAGTCCTCGGGCTCCGCGCTGGTGGAGACCCTCGGGGTGGGCAAGGGCAGCGTCAGCCTGAAGGACCTCTACCAGGCCGACCTGATCATCGTGGCCGGGCAGAACCCGGGCACCAACCACCCCCGGATGCTCTCCGCGCTGGAGCGGGCCAAGCGGGCCGGCGCCACCGTCGTCAGCGTCAACCCGCTGCCGGAGGCGGGCCTGGAGCGGTTCAAGAACCCGCAGCACGCGCGCGGCCTGGCCGGCGGCGGCACCAAGCTGACCGACCTGTTCCTGCAGATCCGGCTCGGCGGCGACCTCGCGCTGTTCCGCGCCGTCAACCAGCTGCTGCTGGCCGCCGACGGCGGTGTGGACCGGGAGTTCATCGCCGAGCACTGCCACGGCTTCGAGGAGTTCGCCGCCGAGGCGGAGTCGACGGACCGTCAAGAGGTGCTTGCCGCAACCGGGTTGCCCTGGGAGCAGATCGAGCAGCTGGCCGAACTCGTACTGAAGTCCCAGAAGGTCATCGTCTGCTGGGCGATGGGGCTGACCCAGCACAAGCACTCGGTGCCGACCATCCGCGAGGTGGTCAACTTCCTGCTGCTGCGCGGCAATGTGGGCAAGCCCGGGGCCGGCGTCTGCCCGGTGCGCGGCCACAGCAACGTCCAGGGCGACCGCACCATGGGCATCTTCGAGCGGCCCGCCGCCGCGTTCCTGGACGCGCTGGAGCGGGAGTTCGACTTCCGGCCGCCGCGCCACCACGGCCTCGACGCGGTGGAGTCGATCCGGGCGATGCGCGACGGACGGGTCAAGGTCTTCTTCGCGATGGGCGGCAACTTCGTCGCGGCCACCCCGGACACCGAGGTCACCGAGGCCGCGATGCGGCAGTGCCGGCTGACCGTGCAGGTCTCCACCAAGCTCAACCGCTCGCACCTGGTGACCGGCCGCCGGGCCCTGATCCTGCCCACCCTGGGCCGCACCGACCGGGACCGCAGCACGGCGGGCGACCAGTTCGTCACCGTCGAGGACTCGATGGGCCTGGTGCACTCCTCGCAGGGGCGGCTGCGCCCGCCGGCGCCCGGCATCCTCTCCGAGACGGCGATCGTCTGCCGGATGGCCCGCGCGGTGCTCGGCCCCACCGACCCGACGCCCTGGGAGGACTTCGCCGCCGACTACGACACCGTCCGCGACCGGATCGCCCGGGTGGTGCCGGGCTTCGCCGACTTCAACACCAGGGTGCGGGTGCCCGGCGGCTTCGCGCTGCCGCACGGTCCGCGGGACAGCCGGACCTTCCCCACCGCGACCGGCAAGGCGAACTTCACCGTCAACGCGATGACCGCCCCCGAGGTCCCGGCCGGGCGGCTGCTGCTGCAGACGCTGCGCTCGCACGACCAGTACAACACCACGATCTACGGCCTGGACGACCGCTACCGCGGCATCACCGGCGGCCGCCGGGTGGTGCTGGTCAACCCGCTGGACGCGGCCGAGCTGGGCCTGACCGAGGGCGGCTACGTCGACCTGGTCAGCGAGTGGCGGGACGGGGTGCCCCGGCGGGCGCCGCACTTCAAGGTGGTGCACTACCCGGTGGCGCGCGGCGGCGCGGCGGCCTACTACCCGGAGACCAACGTGCTGATCCCGCTGGACTCCACCGCCGAGATCAGCAACACGCCCACCTCGAAGGCCGTGGTGATCCGCTTCGAGGCGGATTCCGGCGTCTGA
- a CDS encoding C40 family peptidase has protein sequence MRAVLREQLVGTQPWLRAALRCGAVLAVAALALPMAAQTAFAAPEPVTPATATPGAPGTAPGGDPLAAAEATLGPLLDKIHLLYQNAETATEQYNATAQQLTTQQSSVAAINAKLATQQNLVDQGIDVASELASDQYVNGDVSGLGELLLTNDPYQAAHLAALLSAASRSQASFIAQLKSDQASLGQLKKQSTDALNGTQALLTQQTQNKTEIAGQLATVEQLVTSLTGAQQTELQQLEQNQVDQAQLAFLATGALGQGERTPSAAGRQAVAYALAQLGKPYLWGGTGPDAYDCSGLTSQAWLSAGVQIPRTSEEQWAQLQHVPLNQLRPGDLVVYYASAEHVAMYIGGGLVVQAPHTGAFVRVSPIGMAPILGAVRPDPQNAADDKGGAWKVPATLQQAETVTPLAPPSLAAVPGLPSVPPLPSLLPVVPISPTAPPVSGSPAAVPTAPLSPSPSASGSGSPSPSGSPSGGSPSATPSGTAPSPSASGSGSPSPSGSPSGGSPSATPSGTAPSPSGSSSPSGSGRPTP, from the coding sequence ATGCGGGCTGTGCTCCGCGAACAGCTGGTCGGGACTCAGCCATGGCTGCGGGCCGCGCTGCGCTGCGGGGCGGTGCTGGCGGTGGCGGCCCTCGCCCTGCCGATGGCGGCCCAGACGGCCTTCGCCGCTCCCGAGCCGGTGACCCCGGCCACCGCGACGCCCGGCGCACCCGGCACGGCCCCGGGCGGCGACCCGCTGGCCGCCGCCGAGGCCACCCTCGGCCCGCTGCTCGACAAGATCCACCTGCTCTACCAGAACGCCGAGACGGCCACCGAGCAGTACAACGCCACCGCCCAGCAGCTGACCACCCAGCAGAGCAGCGTGGCCGCGATCAACGCCAAGCTGGCCACCCAGCAGAACCTGGTCGACCAGGGCATCGACGTCGCCTCCGAGCTGGCCTCCGACCAGTACGTCAACGGTGACGTCTCCGGCCTCGGCGAGCTGCTGCTGACCAACGACCCGTACCAGGCCGCCCACCTGGCCGCGCTGCTGTCCGCGGCGAGCCGCTCGCAGGCCTCCTTCATCGCCCAGCTCAAGAGCGACCAGGCGTCGCTGGGGCAGCTGAAGAAGCAGTCCACGGACGCGCTCAACGGCACCCAGGCGCTGCTCACCCAGCAGACCCAGAACAAGACGGAGATCGCCGGCCAGCTGGCCACCGTCGAGCAGCTGGTCACCTCGCTCACCGGCGCCCAGCAGACCGAGCTGCAGCAGCTGGAGCAGAACCAGGTCGACCAGGCCCAGCTCGCCTTCCTGGCCACCGGCGCGCTCGGCCAGGGCGAGCGCACTCCCTCGGCGGCCGGCCGGCAGGCGGTGGCCTACGCGCTGGCGCAGCTCGGCAAGCCGTACCTGTGGGGCGGCACCGGGCCGGACGCCTACGACTGCTCCGGCCTCACCTCGCAGGCCTGGCTGAGCGCGGGCGTGCAGATCCCGCGCACCAGCGAGGAGCAGTGGGCCCAGCTGCAGCACGTCCCGCTGAACCAGCTGCGCCCTGGTGACCTGGTGGTCTACTACGCCAGCGCCGAGCACGTCGCGATGTACATCGGCGGTGGGCTGGTCGTGCAGGCCCCGCACACCGGTGCGTTCGTCCGGGTCTCGCCGATCGGCATGGCGCCGATCCTGGGCGCGGTGCGGCCCGACCCGCAGAACGCCGCGGACGACAAGGGCGGCGCCTGGAAGGTGCCTGCCACGCTGCAGCAGGCGGAGACGGTGACGCCGCTCGCGCCGCCCTCGCTGGCCGCCGTGCCCGGTCTGCCGAGCGTGCCGCCGCTGCCTTCGCTGCTGCCGGTGGTGCCGATCAGCCCGACGGCGCCGCCGGTGAGCGGCTCGCCCGCGGCGGTGCCCACCGCTCCGCTCTCGCCCTCGCCGTCGGCCTCGGGCAGCGGTTCGCCGTCGCCCTCCGGTTCGCCGTCCGGTGGTTCGCCGTCCGCCACCCCGTCGGGCACCGCGCCCTCGCCGTCGGCCTCGGGCAGCGGTTCGCCGTCGCCCTCCGGTTCGCCGTCCGGTGGTTCGCCGTCCGCCACCCCGTCGGGGACCGCGCCCTCGCCCTCGGGCTCCTCGAGCCCGTCCGGATCGGGCCGCCCCACGCCGTGA
- a CDS encoding MarR family winged helix-turn-helix transcriptional regulator — protein sequence MVEDLTGSEAAFRAVEREVAVMFRRGRARSAEMSRLVHPKLEGLAYSLLAHLSEAGQVRVTDVGAHFGVGKATISRQIKALEELGLVARESDPLDRRASLVSLTEDGARRYRRAHEYRIASFRAMLDSWDPAELDQFAHLLARFNETVAGMSRCEDWEE from the coding sequence GTGGTCGAGGATCTGACGGGCAGTGAAGCGGCGTTCCGGGCGGTGGAGCGCGAGGTCGCGGTGATGTTCCGCCGGGGGCGGGCCCGGTCCGCCGAGATGTCCCGGCTGGTGCATCCCAAGCTGGAGGGCCTGGCCTACAGCCTGCTCGCCCATCTCAGCGAGGCGGGGCAGGTGCGGGTGACCGATGTCGGCGCGCACTTCGGGGTCGGGAAGGCGACGATCAGCCGGCAGATCAAGGCGCTGGAGGAACTGGGCCTGGTGGCGCGCGAGTCCGACCCGCTGGACCGGCGGGCCTCGCTGGTCTCGCTCACCGAGGACGGTGCCCGCCGCTACCGCCGGGCGCACGAGTACCGGATCGCCTCGTTCCGCGCCATGCTCGACAGCTGGGATCCGGCCGAACTCGACCAGTTCGCCCACCTGCTGGCCCGGTTCAACGAGACGGTGGCCGGCATGAGCCGGTGCGAGGACTGGGAGGAGTAG
- a CDS encoding DUF3533 domain-containing protein codes for MSDPGRGFVNEVKDAVTGRAALLVIGVLLLQLGFITSYIGALHQPEPHRLSIGVVAPTAAAQQQAIGALDQVPNEAVHATPVSDQQSAVHQIKDQQLYAALLVNPDGTQDTLLIASARGKSAATAAQSIVTAVEQHQGRTVQVQDVAPLAGGDANGLSSFYLVVGWCVGGYLVASILGISAGARPANHARALIRIAVLALYSIVAGLGGVLIAGPILNALPGSILGLWGVGTLVVFSVGTFTMALECLFDVVGIGVAVLIFVVLGNPSAGGVFPPPLLPPFWRAIGPWLPNGAGTSATRSIAYLGGTRLTMPLLVLVAWAVVGVAVSLLAVHSRSRGGRMTVAPPERD; via the coding sequence ATGTCCGATCCGGGCCGAGGGTTCGTCAACGAGGTGAAGGACGCCGTCACCGGCCGCGCGGCCTTGCTGGTGATCGGGGTGCTGCTGCTCCAGCTGGGCTTCATCACCTCCTACATCGGCGCGCTGCACCAGCCCGAGCCGCACCGGCTCTCGATCGGGGTGGTCGCGCCGACGGCCGCCGCGCAGCAGCAGGCCATCGGCGCGCTCGACCAGGTGCCGAACGAGGCGGTGCACGCCACGCCGGTCAGTGACCAGCAGAGCGCGGTCCACCAGATCAAGGACCAGCAGCTCTACGCCGCCCTGCTGGTCAACCCCGACGGGACCCAGGACACGCTGCTGATCGCCAGCGCGCGCGGGAAGTCGGCGGCCACCGCGGCCCAGAGCATCGTCACCGCCGTCGAGCAGCACCAGGGCCGCACCGTCCAGGTGCAGGACGTGGCCCCGCTGGCCGGCGGGGACGCCAACGGCCTGTCCTCGTTCTACCTGGTGGTGGGCTGGTGCGTCGGCGGCTACCTGGTCGCCTCGATCCTCGGGATCAGCGCGGGCGCGCGCCCCGCCAACCACGCCCGGGCGCTGATCCGGATCGCGGTGCTGGCGCTCTACTCGATCGTGGCCGGGCTCGGCGGCGTGCTGATCGCCGGGCCGATCCTGAACGCGCTGCCCGGCAGCATCCTCGGCCTCTGGGGCGTGGGCACCCTGGTGGTCTTCTCGGTCGGCACCTTCACAATGGCGCTGGAGTGCCTCTTCGACGTGGTCGGCATCGGGGTCGCGGTGCTGATCTTCGTGGTGCTCGGCAATCCGAGCGCGGGCGGGGTCTTCCCGCCGCCGCTGCTGCCGCCGTTCTGGCGGGCGATCGGCCCCTGGCTGCCGAACGGCGCGGGGACCAGCGCCACCCGCTCGATCGCCTACCTGGGCGGCACCCGGCTCACCATGCCGCTGCTGGTCCTGGTGGCCTGGGCGGTGGTGGGCGTGGCGGTCTCGCTGCTCGCGGTGCACAGCCGGTCCCGGGGCGGGCGGATGACGGTCGCCCCGCCGGAGCGGGACTGA
- a CDS encoding MDR family MFS transporter: MTSSPSAHPHRLHHGAAAPDRPMTHREILEALSGLLLGLFVAVLSSTIVSNALPTILNDLHGGESAYTWVITAALLSLTASTPIWGKLSDLVSKKLLVQLALVIYIVSSALAGLSQNTGELIGCRVLQGLGAGGVVALGQICLAAMVPPRERGRYSGYFGAVFALATIGGPLIGGVIVDTHWLGWRWCFYVGIPFSVIAIIVLQRTLHLPVVKRKAKIDYRGALLIAGAVSLLMVWVTLAGKNYAWGSWQTAVMVGGGLLLVLLFILAERRAAEPVMPLSLFRHRTVSLAAIASAFVGIGMYGATTFLSQYFQLAKEKTPTMAGIMTLPMIAGLALASAVAGRLITKHGRWKRYLVAGTFLLALGFFLLGTARADTSYGLLSLYMAATGIGLGLTSQNLVLAVQNTVTAKEMGTASSTVTFFRSMGGAMGVSALGALLGTRVTHYLTQNLLAAHIPPAGASALSGGDLPDLHTLPAPLVPLVTDAFGHGVGTVFLVAAPFATLAFLAVLLIREVPLRTASAGGPTPSDARQPVDEPVDAVRSEPVSEPTA, translated from the coding sequence ATGACCAGCAGCCCGTCGGCGCACCCGCACCGCCTCCACCACGGTGCCGCCGCGCCCGACCGTCCGATGACGCACCGTGAGATCCTCGAAGCGCTCTCCGGGCTGCTGCTCGGCCTCTTCGTCGCGGTCCTCTCCTCCACCATCGTCTCCAACGCGCTGCCAACCATCCTCAACGACCTGCACGGCGGTGAGTCCGCCTACACCTGGGTGATCACCGCGGCGCTGCTCTCGCTCACCGCCTCCACCCCGATCTGGGGCAAGCTCTCCGACCTGGTGAGCAAGAAGCTGCTGGTCCAACTGGCCCTGGTGATCTACATCGTCTCCTCCGCGCTGGCCGGCCTCTCGCAGAACACCGGTGAGCTGATCGGCTGCCGGGTGCTGCAGGGCCTGGGCGCCGGCGGTGTGGTGGCGCTCGGGCAGATCTGCCTGGCGGCGATGGTGCCGCCGCGCGAGCGCGGCCGGTACAGCGGCTACTTCGGCGCCGTCTTCGCGCTGGCCACCATCGGCGGACCGCTGATCGGCGGGGTCATCGTGGACACCCACTGGCTGGGCTGGCGCTGGTGCTTCTACGTCGGCATCCCGTTCTCGGTGATCGCCATCATCGTGCTGCAGCGCACCCTGCACCTGCCGGTGGTGAAGCGGAAGGCGAAGATCGACTACCGCGGCGCGCTGCTGATCGCGGGCGCGGTCAGCCTGCTGATGGTCTGGGTCACGCTGGCCGGCAAGAACTACGCCTGGGGCTCCTGGCAGACCGCGGTGATGGTCGGCGGTGGGCTGCTGCTGGTGCTGCTCTTCATCCTGGCGGAGCGCCGGGCGGCCGAGCCGGTGATGCCGCTCAGCCTGTTCCGCCACCGCACGGTGAGCCTGGCGGCCATCGCCAGCGCCTTCGTGGGCATCGGGATGTACGGCGCCACCACCTTCCTCAGCCAGTACTTCCAGCTGGCCAAGGAGAAGACGCCGACCATGGCGGGCATCATGACGCTGCCGATGATCGCCGGCCTGGCGCTCGCCTCGGCCGTCGCGGGGCGGCTGATCACCAAGCACGGCAGGTGGAAGCGCTACCTGGTGGCCGGCACCTTCCTGCTCGCGCTCGGCTTCTTCCTGCTCGGCACCGCCCGCGCCGACACGAGCTACGGCCTGCTCTCGCTCTACATGGCCGCCACCGGCATCGGCCTCGGCCTGACCTCGCAGAACCTGGTGCTCGCGGTGCAGAACACGGTGACCGCCAAGGAGATGGGCACCGCCAGCTCGACGGTGACCTTCTTCCGCAGCATGGGCGGCGCGATGGGCGTCTCGGCGCTGGGCGCGCTGCTCGGCACCCGGGTCACCCACTACCTGACCCAGAACCTGCTGGCCGCGCACATCCCGCCGGCCGGGGCGAGCGCGCTGTCCGGCGGCGACCTGCCGGACCTGCACACGCTGCCCGCGCCGCTGGTCCCGCTGGTCACCGACGCCTTCGGGCACGGGGTGGGGACGGTCTTCCTGGTCGCCGCGCCGTTCGCGACGCTGGCCTTCCTGGCGGTGCTGCTGATCCGCGAGGTGCCGCTGCGCACCGCGTCGGCCGGCGGGCCGACGCCGAGCGACGCGCGGCAGCCGGTCGACGAGCCGGTCGACGCGGTGCGCAGCGAGCCGGTCAGCGAGCCGACGGCGTAG
- a CDS encoding inorganic phosphate transporter: MEHITFLVAVVIVTALAFDFTNGFHDTANAMATSIATGALRPKVAVAISAVLNFAGAFLSVKVAGTISGGIVNEKAGIHPSVIFAALAGAILWNLLTWLRGLPSSSSHALYGGLIGATIVGVGFDGVNFSTVVTKILIPAIASPIVAGLAAWGATKAAYLITRRGGEKTTTKGFKVGQMFSASLVSLAHGTNDAQKTMGIITLTLVSVGALPKHALPPTWVIASAGLAIALGTYMGGWRIIRSMGKGLTDVQAPQGFAAETATTAVILTSTHMGYGLSTTQVVSGGIMGAGLGGPKAQVHWSMARRMVYTWGLTLPAAAVVAGAAAFVADQGTWGVLLVGTALVAGAGAMWLLSRREPVTANNVNDAPATPEVAPVAEVPGLTDVTPVAVPGTAANPNTTVAA, translated from the coding sequence ATGGAACACATCACGTTCCTGGTCGCGGTGGTGATCGTCACCGCTCTTGCCTTCGACTTCACCAACGGCTTCCACGACACCGCCAACGCGATGGCCACGTCCATCGCCACCGGCGCCCTGCGACCCAAGGTCGCCGTCGCCATCTCCGCGGTCCTCAACTTCGCGGGAGCCTTCCTCTCGGTGAAGGTGGCCGGCACCATCTCGGGCGGCATCGTCAACGAGAAGGCGGGCATCCACCCGTCGGTGATCTTCGCCGCACTGGCCGGCGCGATCCTCTGGAACCTGCTGACCTGGCTGCGCGGACTGCCGTCCAGCTCCTCGCACGCGCTGTACGGCGGCCTGATCGGCGCCACCATCGTCGGGGTCGGGTTCGACGGCGTGAACTTCAGCACCGTGGTCACCAAGATCCTCATCCCGGCCATCGCCTCCCCGATCGTGGCCGGCCTGGCCGCCTGGGGTGCCACCAAGGCCGCCTACCTGATCACCCGGCGCGGCGGCGAGAAGACCACCACCAAGGGCTTCAAGGTCGGCCAGATGTTCTCCGCCTCGCTGGTCTCGCTGGCCCACGGCACCAACGACGCCCAGAAGACCATGGGCATCATCACCCTGACCCTGGTCTCGGTCGGCGCACTGCCCAAGCACGCGCTGCCCCCCACCTGGGTGATCGCCAGCGCCGGCCTGGCCATCGCGCTCGGCACCTACATGGGCGGCTGGCGGATCATCCGCAGCATGGGCAAGGGCCTGACCGACGTCCAGGCGCCGCAGGGCTTCGCCGCCGAGACCGCGACCACCGCGGTGATCCTGACCTCCACGCACATGGGCTACGGCCTGTCCACCACGCAGGTGGTCTCCGGCGGCATCATGGGCGCGGGCCTGGGCGGCCCGAAGGCCCAGGTGCACTGGAGCATGGCCCGCCGCATGGTCTACACCTGGGGCCTGACCCTGCCGGCCGCCGCCGTGGTGGCCGGGGCGGCCGCCTTCGTGGCCGACCAGGGCACCTGGGGCGTCCTGCTGGTCGGCACCGCCCTGGTGGCCGGTGCGGGCGCGATGTGGCTGCTCTCGCGCCGCGAGCCGGTGACCGCGAACAACGTCAACGACGCGCCGGCGACTCCCGAGGTCGCACCGGTCGCCGAGGTCCCGGGGCTCACCGACGTCACGCCCGTCGCGGTGCCCGGCACCGCCGCCAACCCGAACACCACCGTCGCCGCCTGA